A single genomic interval of Pyrobaculum arsenaticum DSM 13514 harbors:
- a CDS encoding 50S ribosomal protein L37e, with protein MKGTPSMGKHNRGKTHIRCPRCGRHSYNVTKKYCASCGWGRTKRWRKYSWAK; from the coding sequence ATGAAAGGGACTCCTTCAATGGGCAAACACAACAGAGGAAAGACGCATATCAGATGTCCGCGTTGCGGTAGGCACTCCTACAATGTGACTAAGAAGTACTGCGCCTCTTGCGGCTGGGGGAGAACCAAGAGGTGGAGAAAATACAGCTGGGCCAAGTAA
- a CDS encoding 30S ribosomal protein S17e: MGRVKPKYIKSLAEKLLETYPDRFTDSFEENKKAVAELAEIPSKTVRNKVAGYITRLIKRRKAQEKAETAA; the protein is encoded by the coding sequence ATGGGTCGGGTAAAGCCTAAGTACATCAAGTCTCTCGCCGAGAAGCTTCTTGAAACCTATCCCGATAGGTTTACAGATAGCTTTGAGGAGAACAAAAAAGCAGTTGCCGAGCTAGCAGAGATACCTAGCAAAACTGTTAGGAATAAGGTGGCAGGCTACATAACAAGGCTCATCAAAAGGCGTAAGGCACAAGAAAAAGCGGAGACAGCTGCGTAG
- a CDS encoding cytidine deaminase yields MEELIAKAREVINNAYAPYSSFKVAAVVKTKSGKVYTGVNIENASYGLTVCAERVAVFKAVSEGDRDIDTVVVYTDTDEPTPPCGACRQVIAEFNPNALIVMAGRKKTVTAKLSELLPNAFTKERLR; encoded by the coding sequence ATGGAAGAGCTCATAGCGAAGGCACGCGAGGTTATCAACAACGCATATGCGCCCTACTCCAGCTTCAAAGTCGCGGCCGTGGTTAAGACCAAGAGCGGCAAGGTATATACCGGGGTCAATATTGAAAACGCGTCCTATGGCCTTACTGTATGCGCCGAGCGCGTTGCGGTGTTCAAGGCGGTGTCGGAGGGCGACCGAGATATAGATACAGTGGTGGTGTATACGGATACAGATGAGCCTACACCGCCCTGCGGAGCTTGTAGACAGGTTATAGCGGAATTTAATCCCAACGCGCTTATTGTAATGGCGGGCAGAAAGAAAACGGTGACGGCCAAGCTCTCTGAGCTACTGCCGAACGCCTTTACAAAGGAGAGGCTCCGCTAG
- a CDS encoding proteasome subunit beta: protein MTTTVGIVVKDGVVLATDKRVTAGYYIAHKKGEKLWKIDDHVAATMSGGVADLQNILSFLTVRAREYKTQFRRPIPIRALVNYMSLILFYSRPYVYVVHSIIGGVDEEEGAVMYMVDWLGTVTKEKYVATGSGSPYAKGVLEVGYRGDLTVEEAVDLAINAIKAAIRNDPGSGEGIDVVTITKRDGFKRIFTTQQKLLIPEI, encoded by the coding sequence ATGACTACCACGGTGGGCATAGTGGTAAAGGATGGCGTTGTATTAGCTACTGATAAGCGCGTCACTGCTGGCTACTATATAGCCCACAAGAAAGGAGAAAAGCTTTGGAAGATAGATGACCATGTTGCGGCTACGATGTCAGGTGGTGTGGCAGATCTTCAGAATATACTGTCTTTTCTTACGGTGAGGGCGCGGGAGTACAAAACTCAGTTCAGGAGGCCTATTCCGATTCGCGCGCTGGTGAACTACATGTCCCTCATCCTCTTCTATTCGCGGCCTTATGTATACGTCGTACACTCCATTATCGGCGGCGTAGACGAGGAAGAAGGCGCAGTTATGTACATGGTGGATTGGCTCGGCACAGTCACCAAGGAGAAGTACGTAGCCACCGGAAGCGGCTCGCCTTACGCCAAAGGAGTTCTCGAGGTCGGATATCGAGGCGACTTGACGGTAGAGGAGGCCGTCGACTTGGCGATAAATGCTATAAAAGCGGCGATTAGGAATGACCCCGGATCTGGTGAGGGTATCGACGTTGTTACTATCACTAAGAGGGATGGATTCAAGAGAATATTCACAACCCAGCAGAAGTTGCTTATACCAGAGATATAA
- the fni gene encoding type 2 isopentenyl-diphosphate Delta-isomerase, giving the protein MGIDKRKNDHIYLASSDLSQVGTALFEEVVLIHNALPEIDFSDIDLSTNFLGAPVKAPFGIGAMTGGTELAGKINAELAKAAEEFGIPMYVGSQRIALVKPEVRWTFEVVKQNAPSIPKIANLGAPQLAQLSEKQLVDWVVQAVDMIDAYAVAVHLNAAQEVVQPEGEPSFRGVLEKLKIVKRAAGRPLIVKEVGNGISKEVAAKLAEVADAIDVGGLGGTSFVAIEGARAADAWLQRRVAETFKYWGIPTAASICEVKSVYRGFVIASGGIRSGLDGARALALGAHFFTMSQPLLKATLEGRLREEIEAVITEVKIAMFLTGVRRPQELAQVPRVYGPRLRAWLEQRGTTC; this is encoded by the coding sequence ATGGGGATAGACAAGAGGAAAAACGACCACATCTACCTCGCATCTTCTGATCTATCCCAAGTAGGCACGGCTCTTTTCGAGGAGGTTGTCCTAATACACAACGCGTTGCCGGAAATAGACTTCTCAGATATCGACCTCTCCACTAATTTCCTTGGGGCCCCCGTTAAGGCGCCTTTTGGAATTGGCGCTATGACCGGAGGAACGGAGTTGGCAGGTAAAATCAACGCGGAGTTGGCAAAAGCCGCAGAGGAGTTTGGCATACCTATGTACGTCGGGTCACAGAGAATTGCGTTAGTGAAGCCCGAGGTCAGGTGGACTTTTGAAGTGGTTAAGCAAAACGCGCCATCCATTCCTAAGATTGCCAATCTCGGTGCGCCGCAGTTGGCTCAGCTTTCTGAGAAACAGCTGGTGGACTGGGTTGTGCAAGCTGTGGATATGATAGACGCCTACGCCGTGGCCGTCCACCTAAACGCAGCGCAGGAAGTGGTACAACCGGAGGGGGAGCCCAGCTTCAGGGGCGTGTTGGAAAAATTAAAAATTGTCAAAAGGGCGGCAGGACGGCCACTCATAGTCAAAGAGGTGGGCAACGGCATATCGAAAGAGGTGGCGGCGAAGCTGGCGGAGGTGGCAGACGCAATAGATGTGGGGGGGCTTGGAGGGACTTCTTTTGTGGCGATTGAGGGCGCCAGGGCGGCCGATGCCTGGCTCCAAAGGCGGGTTGCCGAGACGTTTAAGTATTGGGGAATACCCACAGCTGCCTCTATCTGCGAGGTTAAATCCGTGTATCGAGGCTTCGTAATAGCGTCTGGCGGGATCAGAAGCGGACTAGACGGAGCTAGGGCTTTGGCGCTTGGCGCGCACTTCTTCACAATGTCCCAGCCACTCCTAAAAGCCACGCTTGAGGGAAGACTCCGTGAGGAGATAGAGGCGGTAATTACAGAGGTTAAAATCGCCATGTTCCTCACAGGAGTGCGCAGGCCGCAAGAACTGGCCCAAGTACCCCGTGTCTACGGCCCCAGGCTGAGGGCTTGGCTAGAACAACGAGGCACAACTTGTTGA
- a CDS encoding MarC family protein has translation MTDIFTAIILLFVVVDPVGNIPLFMAVTSRLDPTHRRRVLLASVAVASGVLALFALFGIQFLGYFGVGIADFMVASGTILATFSIYYLLKPYEYAPATEGVEVAVVPLAVPFLAGPASISYVLVISQQMGALTALAIIAIVSLLTLLTLLASDYIMKALGILGIRVIEKLMLLLSMTIGVALIRKGVSMWLQAPTV, from the coding sequence ATGACCGACATCTTCACAGCCATCATACTGCTTTTTGTAGTGGTCGACCCTGTCGGCAACATACCGCTCTTCATGGCCGTGACCTCTAGGCTTGATCCTACACACAGGAGGAGGGTTCTACTCGCCTCAGTAGCCGTGGCAAGTGGCGTCCTGGCGTTGTTCGCCCTCTTTGGCATTCAGTTTCTTGGGTATTTTGGCGTCGGGATTGCCGACTTCATGGTTGCAAGCGGCACTATACTCGCCACATTTTCCATATACTACCTCCTCAAGCCGTACGAGTATGCCCCCGCAACAGAGGGGGTTGAGGTGGCGGTTGTCCCCCTCGCTGTGCCTTTCCTGGCGGGGCCCGCATCAATTTCCTACGTCCTTGTTATCTCGCAACAGATGGGCGCCTTGACGGCTTTGGCTATAATAGCAATTGTGTCCCTCCTTACCCTGCTGACGCTCCTAGCCTCTGATTACATAATGAAGGCTCTGGGGATCCTAGGAATACGGGTTATAGAGAAACTTATGTTGCTGTTAAGTATGACCATAGGAGTTGCCTTGATAAGGAAAGGCGTCTCTATGTGGCTACAAGCGCCTACAGTTTAA
- a CDS encoding LSm family protein: protein MASDISKCFATLGATLQDSIGKQVLVKLRDSHEIRGVLRSFDQHVNLLLEDAEEIIDGNVFKRGTIVVRGENVLFISPVP from the coding sequence ATGGCTTCGGATATCTCTAAATGCTTCGCCACTCTCGGAGCCACACTACAAGACTCAATAGGCAAACAGGTGTTAGTTAAGCTAAGAGATAGTCACGAAATACGGGGAGTGCTCCGGTCTTTTGATCAACATGTTAATTTGTTGCTGGAAGACGCCGAGGAGATCATAGACGGCAATGTCTTTAAGCGAGGCACGATAGTTGTCCGCGGCGAAAATGTATTATTCATCTCGCCTGTGCCATGA
- a CDS encoding 50S ribosomal protein L2 has translation MGKRILVQRRGRGGSQFRSPSWKRDGPVRYLPLEATSGRGYVVELLHEPGLNAPVARIVTESGAEFFNYAAEGLYVGQVIEMGSGATPKAGNIMILGEIPEGTMIFNVEKRAGDGGKYARSSGTYAVVVGQKPEENKTIIRLPSGRVIEVDARGRATVGIVAGGGRIEKPFLKAGKKYHRARAKAWKYPTVRGKAMSPYAHPHGGGSHQKGGTPVPKTAPPGQKVGFIGSRCTGRGCVRARAQQKQ, from the coding sequence ATGGGTAAGAGAATACTGGTGCAGAGGCGCGGGAGAGGCGGCTCTCAGTTTAGGTCGCCCAGCTGGAAGAGGGACGGCCCGGTGAGGTACTTACCTCTTGAGGCTACTTCGGGCAGGGGCTATGTGGTGGAGTTACTGCACGAGCCGGGCCTAAACGCGCCGGTGGCCAGGATAGTGACGGAAAGCGGTGCGGAGTTTTTCAACTACGCGGCGGAGGGTCTTTATGTGGGGCAGGTGATAGAAATGGGTAGCGGGGCTACACCGAAGGCGGGAAACATTATGATTCTGGGAGAGATACCTGAGGGTACTATGATATTTAACGTCGAGAAGAGGGCGGGCGACGGCGGCAAGTACGCGAGGTCCAGCGGCACTTATGCCGTAGTGGTGGGCCAGAAGCCTGAGGAGAACAAGACGATAATCCGTCTCCCGAGCGGTAGGGTTATAGAGGTCGACGCTAGGGGGAGGGCCACTGTGGGAATTGTGGCTGGGGGCGGCAGAATAGAGAAGCCGTTTTTAAAGGCCGGTAAGAAGTACCACAGGGCAAGGGCAAAGGCGTGGAAATACCCAACCGTCAGAGGCAAGGCTATGTCCCCGTACGCGCACCCGCACGGCGGCGGCTCCCACCAGAAGGGCGGCACGCCTGTGCCGAAGACGGCACCTCCAGGTCAGAAAGTGGGCTTTATCGGCTCGAGGTGCACCGGCCGCGGCTGTGTGAGAGCTAGGGCGCAACAGAAACAGTAA
- a CDS encoding Mrp/NBP35 family ATP-binding protein — protein sequence MSVKVNVRGQAAAPGSLAHALKDVKLKLVTISGKGGVGKSLVTASIAVGFAMRGYKVGILDGDVYGPTIPKMLGVSDSTLYVDQKTGKIIPVVGPLGIKVVSIEFALPSDDTAVIWRAPLVNQALRDFIAQVEWGPLDVLVVDLPPGTGDAPLTIAQSLQGGLDGSIIVTIPTEISRRIVLKSIDFSRKLNIRVAGVVENMCCFKCPDNGKIYYIFGRDAGKKIAEAAGVPFLGGIPIDPEFSQHLDRGRLHEFLAKDNETAKAVLSIVNALEEMYKDKLSQQAQPKEEKPKRISLLKLPGEEEEGES from the coding sequence ATGTCTGTCAAGGTAAATGTGCGTGGCCAAGCCGCCGCGCCGGGTTCTCTTGCACATGCGCTAAAAGACGTCAAATTAAAGCTAGTGACCATATCCGGCAAGGGAGGTGTCGGGAAGTCTCTTGTAACGGCTTCTATAGCCGTCGGCTTCGCCATGAGGGGATACAAAGTCGGCATTCTCGACGGCGATGTCTACGGGCCCACAATCCCAAAAATGCTAGGCGTGTCCGACAGCACGCTCTATGTTGACCAGAAAACTGGCAAAATAATACCAGTGGTAGGGCCTCTAGGAATAAAGGTGGTGTCAATAGAGTTCGCCCTCCCCAGCGACGATACTGCGGTTATTTGGAGAGCGCCTCTCGTAAACCAAGCTCTAAGGGACTTCATCGCACAGGTGGAGTGGGGACCTCTGGACGTATTAGTAGTGGACCTTCCCCCGGGGACCGGGGATGCCCCTCTGACGATCGCCCAGAGTCTCCAGGGCGGGCTTGATGGGAGCATCATAGTGACTATACCCACTGAAATCTCGCGGAGGATTGTGCTAAAGTCCATTGACTTTTCGCGTAAACTCAACATAAGAGTAGCGGGCGTAGTGGAGAATATGTGCTGCTTCAAGTGCCCAGACAACGGAAAGATCTACTACATATTTGGGAGGGACGCAGGCAAGAAAATAGCAGAGGCCGCCGGCGTGCCGTTTCTGGGGGGAATACCCATAGACCCCGAGTTCTCCCAGCACCTCGACAGGGGTAGGTTGCACGAATTTCTTGCAAAGGATAACGAAACTGCTAAGGCCGTGCTTAGCATTGTCAACGCCCTGGAGGAAATGTATAAAGACAAGCTAAGCCAACAGGCGCAACCTAAGGAGGAGAAGCCAAAGCGTATATCGCTACTCAAACTCCCCGGCGAGGAGGAAGAGGGGGAGAGCTAG
- a CDS encoding PUA domain-containing protein: MSQRALQLIAYIYGKEVAERLSGHEIRVEYNKTGRIRYVYVDNKLAFVLRNNDGHLLPTLYGAEFINRKVVVSDEAAEFVKLGRNVPAKYIVEVRQARPNSEVAIVDTRGTVIAVGRLVYSQREITLRRGYAVKVRESLESTGEMKEPPQ, translated from the coding sequence GTGTCACAAAGGGCATTACAACTCATTGCCTACATATACGGAAAAGAGGTGGCAGAACGGCTGAGCGGGCATGAAATCCGAGTCGAATACAACAAAACCGGCAGAATTAGATACGTCTACGTGGATAACAAGCTAGCATTTGTTTTAAGGAACAACGACGGACATCTCCTACCAACTCTTTACGGCGCTGAGTTCATCAACAGAAAAGTAGTCGTCTCAGACGAGGCGGCGGAGTTTGTAAAGCTCGGGCGCAATGTCCCTGCGAAGTACATAGTAGAGGTGAGACAAGCTAGACCCAACAGCGAAGTCGCCATCGTGGACACTCGCGGCACAGTCATTGCGGTGGGACGCCTCGTCTACAGCCAGAGGGAAATAACCCTCAGGAGGGGCTACGCCGTTAAAGTAAGAGAGTCCCTGGAGTCTACCGGAGAGATGAAAGAGCCTCCTCAATAG
- a CDS encoding TFIIB-type zinc ribbon-containing protein: MSCPRCGSREVMLTPVGEYVCKKCGHRWAMPSVDYTWIELDIKKAKLFEKYIDSPIESCEELLSLLLKELDEESARYLAAKILLQRAERRRMTPAELKKLYDNAESCFK, from the coding sequence GTGTCTTGTCCCCGGTGCGGTTCACGCGAGGTCATGCTGACGCCTGTCGGCGAGTATGTGTGTAAGAAGTGTGGTCACAGATGGGCTATGCCCTCTGTTGACTACACGTGGATAGAGCTTGATATTAAAAAGGCGAAACTTTTTGAGAAGTATATAGACTCGCCTATAGAAAGTTGTGAAGAGTTGCTCTCACTCCTACTCAAGGAGCTTGACGAGGAGAGCGCCAGGTACCTGGCTGCTAAGATTCTGCTACAGAGGGCTGAGAGACGGAGGATGACCCCAGCTGAGTTGAAAAAGCTATACGACAACGCCGAAAGTTGTTTTAAATGA
- the glyA gene encoding serine hydroxymethyltransferase, with protein sequence MLPKELEEIIDVVLVHNNWRRRETINLIASENVMSPLAELVYLNDMAGRYAEGTVGNRYYQGTKYVDLIEDVLTKRFAKALGATYVDVRPVSGTVANLATYFALVPEGGVVASLPVKYGGHISHNTVGGLKALRLKMVELPWDLDRFNIDVDRARKVIEEAKPNLVILGGSLYLFPHPIREIAEIAKASGAYVLHDSAHVFGLIIGGVFPNPLKEGAHVITTSTHKTFPGPQGGLIAAVVEDKVNDLQRAVFPVFTSNYHLHRYAATYVTLVEMEHFGAEYARRVVENARALAEALAEQGVPPVAEALGYTRTHQVAVDVSKFGGGDKVAAKLEEANIIVNKNALPWDKSVLKPSGIRLGVQEMTRFGMGKDEMREIAKFIARVLSGEDPAGVRRDVAEFRKAYLEIKYGFKIDRELVDKVFKSLSLYT encoded by the coding sequence ATGCTCCCCAAAGAGCTGGAAGAGATAATCGACGTAGTACTGGTGCACAACAACTGGCGGCGTAGGGAGACCATAAACCTCATTGCAAGCGAAAACGTCATGTCGCCTCTTGCCGAGTTGGTATACCTAAACGACATGGCGGGGAGATACGCGGAGGGGACCGTGGGCAACCGGTACTACCAAGGCACGAAGTATGTAGACCTGATAGAAGACGTGCTTACGAAACGATTTGCCAAAGCCTTGGGGGCCACCTACGTGGACGTCCGGCCTGTCTCGGGCACTGTGGCGAACCTGGCGACTTACTTCGCGCTAGTCCCCGAGGGCGGCGTGGTGGCGTCGTTGCCTGTGAAATACGGCGGCCACATCAGCCACAACACCGTGGGGGGACTAAAGGCCTTGAGGCTGAAAATGGTCGAACTACCCTGGGATCTCGACCGCTTTAATATAGACGTTGACCGCGCCCGCAAGGTCATAGAGGAGGCCAAGCCCAATTTGGTAATACTGGGGGGCTCCCTCTACTTGTTCCCCCACCCGATTAGAGAAATTGCAGAAATAGCCAAGGCCAGCGGCGCCTATGTGCTCCACGACTCAGCCCACGTCTTTGGCCTAATCATCGGCGGCGTCTTTCCAAACCCGCTAAAGGAGGGGGCCCACGTAATTACTACGTCTACACACAAGACTTTCCCAGGGCCGCAGGGCGGCCTCATAGCCGCCGTGGTTGAGGATAAGGTAAACGATCTCCAGAGAGCAGTCTTCCCGGTATTCACGTCAAATTACCACCTCCACCGCTACGCCGCCACCTACGTGACCCTAGTCGAGATGGAGCACTTCGGCGCTGAGTACGCCAGAAGGGTGGTGGAGAACGCGAGGGCTTTGGCCGAGGCGTTGGCGGAGCAGGGCGTGCCGCCCGTGGCAGAGGCGCTTGGCTATACAAGGACGCACCAAGTTGCTGTCGACGTATCCAAATTCGGAGGTGGGGACAAAGTGGCAGCTAAGCTGGAGGAAGCGAACATAATCGTTAACAAAAATGCCCTCCCTTGGGACAAAAGCGTTTTGAAGCCAAGCGGCATAAGGCTGGGGGTACAGGAGATGACCCGCTTCGGCATGGGCAAAGACGAGATGCGGGAAATCGCAAAGTTCATTGCAAGGGTGCTGAGCGGCGAGGACCCCGCCGGCGTCAGGCGCGACGTTGCGGAGTTCAGAAAGGCGTATCTGGAGATCAAATACGGGTTTAAAATTGACCGGGAATTAGTGGATAAGGTATTCAAATCGCTTAGTCTATATACATAG
- a CDS encoding SDR family oxidoreductase yields MILKGKVAIVTAASRGIGAGVANVLAREGADLVVAARDVKRLEETAKRLSAQYGVSVVPVQADLTRREDVKRIAEQAVRNFGKIDILAYNTGPPKPGSFLELTEEDWEYGVRLLLLSAVWITRDVLPYMIERRWGRLIYITSSTLKQPIPTLTLSNVIRISLAGLVKTLAYQLGRYNILVNGIMQGYIDTDRVREVAAARAAAEGKTVEEIIAEIGKEVPLGRLGKPEEIGELVAFLASEKANYITGSLILIDGGRTLCI; encoded by the coding sequence ATGATACTAAAGGGGAAGGTGGCCATAGTAACTGCGGCGAGCCGCGGCATAGGCGCAGGGGTGGCCAACGTCCTCGCAAGAGAGGGGGCAGACCTCGTAGTAGCTGCAAGAGATGTGAAAAGGCTAGAAGAAACGGCAAAAAGGCTCTCAGCCCAATACGGCGTATCGGTTGTCCCTGTCCAAGCAGATCTAACAAGGAGGGAAGACGTAAAGCGCATCGCAGAGCAAGCCGTGCGTAACTTTGGCAAGATCGACATACTTGCCTACAACACGGGCCCGCCGAAACCTGGCTCCTTTTTAGAGCTCACAGAAGAGGACTGGGAATACGGCGTGAGGCTTTTACTGCTAAGCGCCGTCTGGATAACTAGGGACGTCTTGCCCTACATGATAGAGAGGAGGTGGGGGCGGCTAATATACATCACGTCGAGCACGCTCAAACAGCCTATTCCCACGCTGACCTTGTCCAACGTGATCAGGATCTCGTTGGCGGGGCTCGTAAAGACTTTGGCCTACCAGCTGGGGCGCTACAACATCCTAGTCAACGGCATTATGCAAGGGTACATAGACACGGACAGGGTGAGGGAGGTAGCCGCGGCCCGGGCCGCCGCCGAGGGGAAGACCGTCGAGGAGATCATTGCAGAAATAGGCAAGGAGGTCCCACTCGGCAGACTGGGTAAACCAGAAGAGATTGGCGAGTTGGTGGCATTCCTGGCGTCTGAGAAGGCCAACTATATCACTGGCTCTCTAATATTAATCGACGGCGGTAGAACGCTATGTATATAG
- a CDS encoding cyclic pyranopterin monophosphate synthase MoaC, giving the protein MIVDVSKKPDIIRYARASAGAEVEKCNTAAAVRAALNAGRYLPFLHPLPLRASAWCENGRMYVEGFTEWQTGVEMDVLFGALVGLVGSGARKITKLVVESKLKHVAPALTRAELVELPLARQGDLVASAYGKMVLINKNLVTNGVEKGHPLYAAQTAAALNVKRFCEIVGGPCPTVQHFKIDIEVSDHVEVRTLVKTRDIAPAPEAMFAAGVALLTIWDMLKKYEKNEEGKYPNTYIEVLFVE; this is encoded by the coding sequence ATGATCGTAGACGTATCAAAAAAACCAGACATCATAAGGTACGCCAGGGCTTCAGCCGGCGCCGAGGTTGAAAAATGCAACACGGCGGCGGCTGTGAGGGCCGCTTTAAACGCCGGCAGGTACTTACCTTTTCTGCACCCGCTCCCTCTAAGGGCCTCGGCGTGGTGTGAAAACGGGAGGATGTACGTAGAGGGGTTCACCGAATGGCAGACCGGCGTGGAGATGGACGTGCTTTTCGGCGCGCTGGTAGGGCTAGTCGGGTCCGGCGCGAGGAAAATAACAAAGCTAGTAGTCGAGTCTAAGCTTAAACATGTAGCGCCAGCTCTAACCCGCGCGGAGCTCGTGGAGCTACCTCTGGCAAGACAGGGCGACCTTGTGGCATCTGCCTACGGCAAGATGGTGCTTATAAACAAGAACTTGGTCACGAACGGCGTCGAGAAGGGCCACCCACTATACGCGGCGCAGACGGCGGCAGCACTCAACGTAAAGAGGTTTTGCGAAATAGTAGGTGGGCCATGCCCCACAGTGCAGCACTTCAAAATCGATATAGAGGTGTCGGACCACGTAGAGGTTAGGACGCTTGTAAAAACCCGGGACATCGCGCCGGCGCCTGAGGCAATGTTTGCCGCCGGCGTAGCGCTATTAACGATTTGGGATATGTTGAAGAAATATGAGAAAAACGAAGAGGGGAAGTACCCCAATACCTACATAGAGGTTCTATTTGTGGAATAG
- a CDS encoding peptidylprolyl isomerase, protein MPLSKGDYILLDYTVILKDGGKVIETTQEAVAKEAGIYRPEEVYGPRLVVVGETPLWEPVESALLSAEEGQDFEVEVPPEKAYGVRDPNKVKVVSIREFHRHGVVPSVGDVVDFEGQRARVVSISGGRVVLDFNHPLAGNAFIVRGRVVKKLTTAEEKAVALLRLYLPRISEEKIKARLEGETLTITLPAEVLLYERIGGVLLQYASEISTKFPEVKKVRFVQEVEIKA, encoded by the coding sequence ATGCCGCTCAGTAAGGGAGACTACATCCTTCTGGACTACACCGTTATTCTAAAAGATGGGGGTAAGGTGATTGAGACTACCCAAGAGGCGGTGGCCAAAGAGGCGGGGATCTACCGGCCGGAGGAGGTTTATGGCCCCAGGCTAGTGGTGGTTGGGGAAACACCTCTCTGGGAGCCTGTGGAGAGCGCACTGCTGAGCGCAGAAGAAGGCCAAGATTTTGAGGTGGAGGTGCCCCCAGAGAAGGCTTACGGTGTCCGAGACCCCAACAAGGTCAAGGTGGTCTCAATCAGGGAGTTCCACAGACACGGCGTTGTTCCCAGCGTGGGCGACGTGGTGGACTTCGAGGGACAGAGGGCAAGAGTAGTCTCCATTTCCGGCGGCCGTGTCGTCCTCGACTTCAACCACCCCCTCGCAGGCAACGCCTTTATTGTAAGGGGACGTGTCGTAAAGAAGTTAACCACAGCCGAGGAGAAGGCCGTAGCATTGCTAAGGCTCTACCTCCCCAGAATTTCAGAAGAAAAGATAAAGGCGAGGCTGGAGGGGGAGACTCTCACAATAACACTGCCGGCCGAGGTACTGCTGTACGAGCGGATAGGCGGAGTTCTGCTACAATACGCCTCTGAGATTTCGACAAAATTCCCAGAAGTGAAGAAGGTACGGTTTGTACAGGAAGTCGAGATAAAGGCGTAA